In Setaria italica strain Yugu1 chromosome IX, Setaria_italica_v2.0, whole genome shotgun sequence, the genomic stretch TGCATGTCTTGAGCTTCGGAGATTGTCTTTTAGGAGCGAAAAGGATGGAGTCTTTTGCTGTAGGGAACTATGCCACGCGTTTGCTGAGCATTTTTACAAGTTTGAAAACTCTAAATAATACATAAGTTGTATGCTAATGTGTTCTGTTTCCTGTTGATTCGGTCTTTAAGTTATTCTATCCGGTGGTTCTTATGTTTGGCAGAGTCTGTGCTGCAACCTCTGTTCATCAAGTTGTTTCATTGCCGTGTCTGTCCGTGAGCAGTCGATCTTCCTTTACATGTTTTTGGTGTTTAACATTTTTGATCGATGGACCCTATGCAGAATTGTTGAATGTAGATCTGATGATTCTGCATTCTTTGAACAGGTTCAGTAGCTTTGTGTAAGGACCGCCCCTTTTACATTTCCATGGACACTTTCATGCCATTCGAGAAAGCTTAGCGAAAAATGGAGAAGAAGCCAGCTACTTGGTGTTGATGGAAGGATGGAGACGTAGCTCCATTAAGTTGCTATTGAAGCTTCCAAATCATACGAGAACAAACCAAAccccttttccaaaaaaaaacagaaaagaatAAAAGCACCGAACCAATCACCGGAGGACACGTATTCTTGAGCTTGTCCCGGTGTACATTTCGCCAGGTCACACACCGTGTTGACCAAGTGTTAGCACATGAACTTGGAATCAGCCAATCATTTTCTGAACAATGATCACAGCATCTCTGAaacgaaataaaaaaaatacgaTACCAACAGATAGAAAAATTTAGATTATGATCGAACGCGTTTAGAGATTGTTGCTCGTAAGTTCTGACAGGGCCATGATACCTAACGGCATGAAAATATAACGGCACTATTGGTGGCACATAAACCATCTTCACGATTTACCGACAGAAAGGTTGCACTGCATAGGTGCTTTGACAGAGTTGATAGATCATAGATGCAATGTAAGCAGCAGAAGATGCATTATTCTCCAATAATCTCCATCCACCTGAACAGAAGCAAAACTAGTTGTACAATTCCATCTAAGAACAAATGCAGCTTTTTACAATGGCCACCAATCATCACGTAGAAACCAAGAACGAACTTCTACAAGATTCTTATTCTGTCCATTACCAtcacgacgaggaggaggagctcccgTTCGATCGTTGCGAGAACAGCCCGCCAAAGGGCCACGAGAACCAATGCCTCCTGCCGCTGCTTCTCCCGTCGTCGCCGCTGTGCGCGTTGCCGCTGGCCTCGTCAGCAgcgcgcctgccgccgccggccggctcaGCAGGCTCCTCCGCGGGCAGCTGGTGCCTGCACACGGGGCAGGAGCTGTGCATCTCCAGCCATGGCACGATGCACGGGTCATGGAACCGGTGCTTGCACGGCATCtcccgcgcctcgccgccggccgcgacctCGTCCAGGCACACGGGGCAGGTGAAGGCCTCGCGCGCCCGGACCATCGGCagcgccgccacggcctccTTCCTGGCTGGCGGCGTGCCCTGCCGGCTCGGGTCGGTCTCGGCCAGGTACTCCAGCAGCAGGTCCAGCCCAGGGCCCAGGAACAGGTCCCCGAGCGTCAGCCCGCCGGGGCCcagggccgcgccgccggcgcctgcgCCTCGCTCTTGCCCCATGAGCATGGCGCGCGCGTCCGAGGGGCTGACGAGAACGACCCGCTCGCGCcccgcgtcggcggcgtcgcccTCCTGGAGCGCGTTGAGCAGCTGCAGGAGGGCGATGTTGCGGTACTGCCTCCGCGCGAAAGCCGCGAggtcccctccgccgccaccggcgtcgaggccgtggcggccggaggaggcggcgagatAGTCCATGAGCACGGGCGCCCAGAGCGAGACCTCGCGCTCCAACGCGGCGTCCGAGGCGTTCACACTCACAGCACGGCCTCGGGTgtccgcgtcgccgccggctcgacggtcgccggccatctcctccacGAAGCCGGTGTGGCAGTGGGGGCACTTCACCTCCTCGATGCCCAGCTCGGGCCGTATGATCAGCGAGCACATGTGGCAGAAGTACCTGGAAGCGGCGCCGGATTCCTCGTCCATGTCTCCCCTTTCCTGCGCCCTGTATGCTCCGCCTTCTTGATCAAGAACTGCACCCAAGATCAGAATTCTATCAGATGTTGATGAAATCAGAGCAATATTCTAGTTACCGAACTGAAGACACGATCTAAACCCATACGGTGATTCATCATCCTTCAAAAGAAAATCATGGATAGGACGTTACCAGGAGGCAGGGAGCCTCCGCCTATGCTTCTCCTACGCGATCACCAAGCCTGATTCTGCTTCCTCGGTCAGGGCAGGGAACCGGAGCAAGCAACCAGCGGAAAAACAAGCGAGGAGAAGGATCTAGAACCGCAAGGAAACCGGTTTATCCGGACCGGGAGCGGCGACGACCGAGCAagagaggacgacgacgacgcacgCAACGCGACCCGGGTATTAATTAGTAAAACTCGTGGGCGCGCCTTGGGATAATTGGCCGTTTCTTGTTCCACATCAACCGCTTCTTGTTCTGTaccggccgcggcgtcgcctGGCCAACGGAGAGCTCGATCCGCGGAGACTCTGAAGCCTGAATTTTTCTATGGGTTTTCCGTTGCCGTCGTGGAATGCAATACGGCCAAACCGAAGAATGAGACAGGTAGTGGGATGGAGATGGTGTGAGGACACTCCTCAGtacaatttttttcctttggcGTATCCGAGACGGACTTTGTGATGTTAGCCTATATGATCAGGGCTGATCCGATCAACTAGAGACAAATGACGGATATCCAACTATTTTTGTTTGATTGGTAGAACAGGTTAAATTAACAACCTTCTGACTGCAAAAGGCCAACGGTAGTGGTACACTCAAATGCCCGTCATCGGCTGAGTTTAAAAATTGTGCCTTGTACGTATTATTCTTAATTTTTTCCATAATATCGGCATGGTTTGCACTATAATCCTCCCAATAACAATTTTCCACATAGCAAAAGTTGTCTGCTACATCTCCTAGTTGTATGCTACATTTCCTATAAATACTAGAACAatttacaatttgggacggagggaatattTATATATGATAATAGTTGATAATTTGCAGAAGTTCGATATTATATGTAATGCAATCATCACAGTTTGGAGGATGGGGGAGCAGAACATGTCGACCTCGTTCTTCCATCGTTAGTCCCACCACGTTGTCGTTGCCTGAAAAATCTTTCTTCATCGCAGCTCTTTTCCTTTAGTCCAACATCGATAATTCCACCGTCACCATGAATCTAGATGTTGCTAAAAAAAACAACGATATTGCAATTGTTTGGTTAACCGAATTCTTTTAATAATAATTATATTTTAGTACACCACTATCAGCTGTGAATTGCGTGAGCTCAACTGGTTAGCACCTTACGGCAACCGGTACTGTGTgtgttttattttaaaaaaaattctcctaagagcaactccaagagtatctaaaaaaattcttccccaaaactatgtattgggggttctcccaaaaaaaatttcccccaaaaatataTCGGTCcaagatcgctaataaatagcccccaatattttaaacaCAGGCCACgccatcgtattgggcccatcgaaAGGGACGTGCGGGCGTGTGGGAATCagaattgggggaggaacgtcaacgctaaaatatacgcggtggcagactgttttttagcgtcgctaaaaaattggggaaggtataggtggattgttggagttcaattttttctctcttttttcctaaaaaagtattgggggtaagattagcggcctcttggagttgctctaatctCTATTAGCTGAGTCTAGTAAATTTTATTATGGTGcacttatttttttcatatttttttactCTTCCTTCTTTACTCTATTAAGAGTTTTATGTAATCCGTAAAAAAAAGAGTTTTAATGTAACGAAttccaaaaaataattaatactTGCATTTAGATGATCTCAAAATTCATCTTATTTTGGGGATTTTAATGTAAATCCTTAAAAATTACCTCCCAAATTAAGTTTTAGCTATTTACTGAAAATAATTGATCTGCAAAAGATTTACGCAAGTACtccccctccgtcccaaattattaatcattttagcttttctaaatttatagattttgttatgcacctaaatatataccATGTGTAAAAGGTATGAATATAGGAAAGTCAAAGTAACTAaaaatttaggatggagggtgGTACATTCAATATAccactatttttttaatatgaaaTAAAACAACGAAatctatatacatatatactaaAGTTCCCTCATGAATCCTAGCCCCACGTGGGACCCACATATTATTCAGGCGGGATCCACGTGGTACCCGCACACTATTTAGGTAGGATCTACATTGGACCCACTATTCAAGTGCGACCCACGTACTCTTAGGGAGCCACACATTGTTTGGTGGGACCCATGATCTATTGAGTGGGGCCCTTAtcattatttaaaaaattatcgATGATGTTTATTCTATTATTAGCGGTTATATTGTATGAGaagtataaaatatatttatttttaaatctGGCTTCACGTGGGATCCACATATTATTCAGGCAGGACCCGTGTGGCCATTGTGATAAGAAATTGTTTGAATTTAATATTGGATGCGATCAATTTGATCTTaaattatgttttattttttatttggttcGATGCATAGCGATGCTACTTTAAGTATAGTAAGATAATAAATTTGTATTTCATCATTATTTCAGATTAGCCCCTTTCATATAAGCGCGTATCGCGTGCCAACCTGACTAGTTCCTCCTCCGACGGATCGAACCAGCTGCTCCATGGGGAAATGGGCCACCTAGCAAACCTCTCTCTTTGGCCCATCTAAAATGGGGCAAGAATCCCTCTAAAAGAATGAGAACAGATTAGAAACAGGCCCAGAACAGCACGAGGCAAGAATCCTCTacggcggagagagagagagagagagagagaccggCGAGAAGCCCCTGTCTCCGTCGCCGTAGAACGAGCAGCAGCCTAGTCGATGGCGTCGCCGGATCCCGGCCGCACGCCGGCGCAAGGCGACGAAGCCGGCTCCACCTCCCCGTGGCCTCTCCGCAAGCTCCAGGTCTGGATCCCATCCGGGTTATCCCCCTTTAGGAAAAGTTCCAATCTCGGTAACCAGTCCTTGATGGATTCGTGTTCATGGTCACCCTTCTTCATCCCAGATGCGGTATTAGGTATCGTTTATTTTGGTCGAACTGATCTGTCTTTAGCATTACGGGTTTGTTTCATACACGTTAGAACTACTGTTATGTTTTGGGCATTCTAGAGCTTTTTTACTGAGTTAATCCTATTCCATTCACAGTGAGAAATCATAGAACCTATCCATTGATGCGTCCTCTATCTGTATTATCTGAAAAGCACCACAAGTTAGGCCTGCCACTGGGGAGGGTATGGACAAACCCACTCTTGTTCACACCcaaatccaaataattattattcACTCCTTACCCTCCCCAATCTCAaccatatccaatggataattaactttgtactacatatatatacatatccaattgattaattATATGAAGGGCGGACCTGGCGCAATGGTAAAACTCTCCACTTGTGGCCTGGAGGTCCTGGGTTCGAACCAGCCTCTTTGCagaattttaaaagaattttgcaAGGGTAAGGCTGTCTAGGAATCTTCTTCCTCAGACcccaccttgtgtgggagcttttCGCACTGGGTTACGCCCTTTTTTTATCCAATTGATTAATTATACCCTACCCTCCCTATTTGTAATGgttatataattttctacccataCCCTCCCCATTTGAAGTGGGTGTGGATTTGGGGAGAGGGTATGGATACCCAGTGGTAGGCTTACCACAAGTATCCATCTTTATGTTTTGTTGGATTAACAAAGAAGAAATTTGAATTCATCCTTGGATCCATGCTTTTGTTCTTTTGGCGTCacattcttcctgttgcatatGTAGAGTTTCACACCAGGGCTGTGGTCGCAATACAAAGTTTATGAGAATGCGGTTGTGGAGAGTACTAAAGGTGagagttatatatatatatatatatatatatatatatatatatatatatatatatatatatatatatatcccaGGATGCATTAGTCCCTTAGTGTCGTTCTGAAATTGCGATTTGGTCGTCTTTTTATTCTAGGAACTATTGCAGATGCTCTGGTCCTTGTGAAAGAGCATCAGGCGGAGGCAATTGGATGTGCCACTGTTGCAGGATTCATTCTGTTCAGAGGTATACTTCTGGTTTTCATTTGGAACCTTATTGCTATTTGTTTGTTGTGTATCTGCATGGGAAATGGTCAGGAGAAGCTATGGTTCATGAATTATAGTTTTTTTAAACATCTCATGTGGAAAACGCCAGTTTTATTTTGTGTTTTCAGTAGGAAGTTGAATGGAAAAATGGGGATTGGTACTGTTATATATTGAATGAGAATAACATGATCTGGCAAATCCTGAAACCAGACAACAAGGTGCCAGTTTTGGCATCCCAGTTTGGCACCCTGGTCATCCATGGACCATGGGTGTCCGGGCACTAGTACAATACTACTATCATACTATGTCTACGCTAGTTGCTAACATAAAGAGATGTAGAGAGAAAAAGATGTAGCATTGGTAAAGCTGCTAATTTTCAGAGCATTGAACTGGTGCATTGTTCTCTGGAGCTGAGTCCAGGGTACCATCCTTTAGAGAATGGAGCCTATGTGTTATTTGCTATTTGATTGGAACTATTATATTCTTTTACCATGGATTAATTGGTTTTGGAATAAATTTTTAGCTGCTGGAATCCTGTTTTAATTGGTAGTAAATGTCTCCTGTTAGCTGTCTTTTATGTTAATAAATAGTTATAGATCTTATCTACACTTGTTAGGACTTACGATCCTTTAAATTCAGAGTAAGTTTTTGTAGTACTTTCGCACAATATTTGAGGTTTGGAAGTGTACTACTGTGTAGTAGTAGCTGTAGCATCCCAGTTTTCCTGTCAGGGGCTTAAACCTTTGAACTTGTTTGGGGAGACATCCATACATGGACAAGGACAAATGACTAAAGAAAACTATAAAGCTTGGCACCCAATTATTATTCTGGAGTGAAAAAGGAGAGATGCATGTTCTTTTGTTTCAGACATTGATACTGTCTCTGATATGAACCTCTAGTGACTAAGTTTGGACTTCTGGTATTTCCTTATGATTATGTCCAAATGGATTCTAGAACATCATTTTTTTAATGTTGAGACTAGTTTCTTTGagctaaaaatgcaaaaccttACGGATTAGATGCATTATCGGCCGCTATGAGAAGATTGGCTTCAATTGCAGTTGCAATATGTAACTGCTTGCTACTGATCGTGTTTGTAATATCATACTATACTATGTTTTATCCTGAAGCAATCAAATTGTGCTGTGAAGCTCTATTTCTTTGCCTTTTCCATTGACATGTTTCGTTGATTCAAGTGTCTACCATGCTCATGCTGTATGGGCCTCCTAGGTAGCTCCTAATGGTGGCTGATTGATTATAGCTTAGTTACCAGAGAATTGTGAATACACTCGAGTAGTCGGGTTATTATGTACACATTTATCACTCCATTGGAGGTAAAGTGGGATCGGTCCAAGAACAAGTCAAGACCAACCAGGTGTATCTGGCACTATCTTATTTGCTCATCTCAGACTCAGTTGGCTAATTCCTTGTCTGACCTTGGCAAATTGTAGAATCAAAGAGTTTAACTTCCTTTGGACAAAACTTTTAATGAAATTGCCAAGCAGACATACCACTTGAAACCCATCACAATCATGAGCATTGACAAAGGTACAAACCAAAACATGCTTATGAACAGCAATTACTAACAGGCATTGAACTTATGAAAAAACAATTTTGTAACACTATGTCTGTATGTGTAGTATTTCCTGTGAGTAGTTCCTCTAATAATTACACAAAGGTGCCATCTGTTTGGCAATGATTTGCATACTTTTTTTTGTTGGGTCTCAAACCTTGATACTGATGGATTTTGGCATCAGGTCCTCGGAGATTTTTATACCGCAATACCTTTGGGCGTTTCAAGACTGAGAAGGTATAATCCTTATAAGTGTATTATATTAATTTTGAAACTTTTGTTCACACATGTAACATTCATTAGATAGATTTGCAATTCCAAAATTCCGCAGATCCATGGTCAATGTCTGTAGTCCAATTTAACCTTAAGGGTGGGCCATAATAAGTAAATCAGTCTTAGTTGAAGAAATTCTCACAATGGCTATGGTCCAATGTAGCATTAAGCTGGGCCCCATTGAACAGCCGACAACTGCACACCAGAGCTGCCCCTGTCCTCTCTGTTCATATTGATTCTGGTGGACTTCAGCCAGTGAGAAGAGAGAGAATGAATTTTCTATTGCTATGGCTTACCTTAAGCTTGAGGTGAACTTTAAGCTCTGACAACCTTCTTGCTCTTGTCACAATGGCTATGGTTAACAAAAAACCTTAGGGTGCAGCTTATGTCCTCCATTGTGGCTGCCCTTAAGTGATGAATTGATGTGTTCTTGTCTCATCCCGATTGAATGTATTTTGTCTTTAACTCTTTGTAGTCATCAATGCGACTTTTGTCAGTCCAATCAGATCATAACTACAAGAACCAAGGGAGGCAATTTTTCTATTCTTTCATGGATATATGAGTGCATCTTATGTTCGTACCAAAATGTTGCCAGGATTTACTGAATGATGCTGAGGAAAGTATGATGGAGTACAAAACATCTATTGCGAACTTGAAGAAAGAATCGAAATACACTCTTGACAAAGTAGCTATTGGTGAAAGTGATCTGCAACGTGGACAAACTGATTTGAGGTATTTTACATGTCTCTATTGCTGTTTCGTTGAATAATATGGTTTGTTCCCACTCACCAACATATTATAAATTTATGCTCATGCCTCTCTCCAGATCTACTGGGAAGCAGATCCAATCTCTTATAGGTTCCATATACAAGGCAGAATCCACAGCTGCAGGTATTAATTATATTTCTAGTTATTTGGATTGTTTTAGTTATTTTGCAACTTAATTTGAAACCTCATCTACACAGAATCGGCTATGCAACCTTCCGATTGCTCATTTTACATATTATAACTGCATATCTATTATTTTTCTGGCTGTAGGTCTGATGGATAGACTAAGAACCATTCCAACCAGGCAATCTCTGGAGCTGCGAGCAGAGGCGAGTACATAATTATTAGTACATGGAATATTTTCTCGGTTGCATGAAGTGCTGATTAAAATACATTGCTTCTTTTTATCCTTCAGGTGGCTTCCATGGCCTCCGATTTGAAGAATCAGAGATATGCCTTGCAGGAAAGAATCAACAAAATATCTGAATATGGTGTCCGTGTCTGAACTGCACCGCATATACATTTCCCCTGATATCGATTCATACAATAAACTGTGAATCCACCGTGAGAGGTGTGTTTGTTGATTGGACAAGTGCTGTGTCTCCAGATTCTAACCTTTTTTTGTTAGCATTTTAAATGCTAGGACAGACAAGATCActcatcagaattcagaaccatGAAATTGTTCCTGTCAGTTTACTGTTGAGATTGCTCGTTTGTGGGAAAACTTTGGATACTCCCCATCTATATGCAATTGCAAGGAAAGCTATGTTCCATCATGTGTGCTGTGTCCCTATGTTTTAATTTCCTGCAAACAATTTGTGCCGTCCGACTCGAAAAAATTGTCTACAAACTGTAAGTTGCTGCTAAAGTAGGTGACAGGAGTATGTATTGAGTATTATGCAAGGATTGCTTTTGCAGCCTCCTGATAATCTCATTCCAATTCAACCTCCCGATAATCTCATTCCAATTCAAGTACCATATTGGCAGTGTCCCAACATGATAAATTGGATTGGGGAACGAGGAACTGCTGAAGATGCTCCAACGCCTTTCATACCAATTCAAGTACCATATTGGCAGTGTCATAACTCCTCCCAACATGATAAATTGGATTGGGAAATGAGGAACTGCTGAAGATGCTCCAACGCTCGCTCTTTGTTTCAACAGGATCCTAAATTCAGGTTCAAATAAATATACAATAAATTCATCATCCCCTACCAATCCTACATTTCTGGAAAAACCAGTGTGGGGATTTCCGAACACGCTGGGTGCGTCAACCAGAAAAGTTAAAATCTAttctatttgaaaattatttaaaaa encodes the following:
- the LOC101782423 gene encoding E3 ubiquitin-protein ligase SIRP1, with the translated sequence MDEESGAASRYFCHMCSLIIRPELGIEEVKCPHCHTGFVEEMAGDRRAGGDADTRGRAVSVNASDAALEREVSLWAPVLMDYLAASSGRHGLDAGGGGGDLAAFARRQYRNIALLQLLNALQEGDAADAGRERVVLVSPSDARAMLMGQERGAGAGGAALGPGGLTLGDLFLGPGLDLLLEYLAETDPSRQGTPPARKEAVAALPMVRAREAFTCPVCLDEVAAGGEAREMPCKHRFHDPCIVPWLEMHSSCPVCRHQLPAEEPAEPAGGGRRAADEASGNAHSGDDGRSSGRRHWFSWPFGGLFSQRSNGSSSSSS
- the LOC101782823 gene encoding uncharacterized protein LOC101782823 isoform X2; amino-acid sequence: MASPDPGRTPAQGDEAGSTSPWPLRKLQSFTPGLWSQYKVYENAVVESTKDALVLVKEHQAEAIGCATVAGFILFRGPRRFLYRNTFGRFKTEKDLLNDAEESMMEYKTSIANLKKESKYTLDKVAIGESDLQRGQTDLRSTGKQIQSLIGSIYKAESTAAGLMDRLRTIPTRQSLELRAEVASMASDLKNQRYALQERINKISEYGVRV
- the LOC101782823 gene encoding uncharacterized protein LOC101782823 isoform X1, with the protein product MASPDPGRTPAQGDEAGSTSPWPLRKLQSFTPGLWSQYKVYENAVVESTKGTIADALVLVKEHQAEAIGCATVAGFILFRGPRRFLYRNTFGRFKTEKDLLNDAEESMMEYKTSIANLKKESKYTLDKVAIGESDLQRGQTDLRSTGKQIQSLIGSIYKAESTAAGLMDRLRTIPTRQSLELRAEVASMASDLKNQRYALQERINKISEYGVRV